From one Eisenibacter elegans DSM 3317 genomic stretch:
- a CDS encoding MlaE family ABC transporter permease produces the protein MTNIGRYMVFLGLLFVNPERFKVYLRLVVNECVLIGTNSIFIVSIVSTFIGAVTAVQTAYNLISPLIPDYVIGLVTRDIILLEVAPTFTCIVLAGKVGSNIAGELGTMRITEQIDAIEVMGINPVSYLVLPKIIAAVLMFPLLVILAGFLALLGGYFAATVTGIMTEQDYIKGIRDGFNAFSVTFALIKAFVFAFLIASLSAFQGFYTRGGALEVGQSSTQAVTISAIAVLLADYVLAELLLKN, from the coding sequence CTGACAAATATTGGGAGATATATGGTTTTCTTGGGTTTGCTATTTGTGAACCCAGAGCGGTTTAAGGTGTATCTGCGCCTAGTGGTCAATGAGTGTGTGCTCATTGGTACCAACTCTATTTTCATAGTCTCTATTGTTTCGACCTTCATTGGGGCAGTTACTGCCGTCCAAACGGCATACAACCTCATCAGCCCCCTGATTCCAGACTATGTGATTGGCTTGGTTACACGCGACATTATTCTTTTGGAAGTAGCGCCTACCTTCACCTGTATTGTGTTGGCGGGCAAGGTTGGATCGAATATCGCCGGAGAGCTAGGCACTATGCGTATTACCGAACAAATAGACGCTATTGAGGTGATGGGTATCAACCCAGTGTCATACTTGGTTTTGCCCAAAATCATTGCCGCTGTTTTGATGTTTCCCTTGTTGGTGATTTTGGCCGGCTTTTTAGCGCTTTTGGGCGGATATTTTGCCGCCACAGTTACTGGCATTATGACCGAGCAAGACTATATCAAAGGTATTCGCGATGGTTTCAATGCCTTTTCTGTAACTTTTGCGCTTATCAAAGCATTTGTTTTTGCCTTTCTGATTGCCTCTCTGTCAGCTTTTCAGGGGTTTTATACCCGTGGAGGAGCCTTAGAAGTAGGGCAGTCGAGTACTCAGGCCGTAACCATTAGCGCCATTGCGGTGTTGTTGGCTGATTATGTACTGGCTGAGCTGCTGCTCAAAAACTAA
- the prfA gene encoding peptide chain release factor 1: MIDKLQAIRRRFEEVSHLIIQPEVMADMKEYRKLSKEYKELEKINEAYKQYENILANIDSSKQILSTEKDPEFREMAKLELEELQEQKETTEENLKNLLIPKDPNDSRNIILEIRAGAGGDEAALFAGDLYRMYQRFAEKQQWRLEIIDFTEGTSGGYKEIICNVSGEDVYGMMKYESGVHRVQRVPATETQGRVHTSAASVAVLPEMEEVDVEINMNEVRKDTFCSSGPGGQSVNTTYSAVRLTHLPTGLVVSCQDEKSQIKNFEKALKVLRSRLYEIELKKHNDEVGAQRKSMVGSGDRSDKIRTYNYPQGRVTDHRIGYTVYNLPIVMDGEIHDFIEALRLADNAQKLQEGTREQA, translated from the coding sequence ATGATAGATAAATTGCAAGCCATTCGCCGCCGTTTTGAGGAGGTTAGCCATCTCATCATCCAGCCCGAAGTAATGGCCGATATGAAAGAATACCGCAAGCTGAGTAAGGAATATAAGGAGCTTGAAAAAATCAACGAAGCCTATAAGCAATACGAAAATATTCTAGCCAATATCGATAGCTCCAAGCAAATCCTGAGTACAGAAAAAGACCCGGAGTTTCGCGAAATGGCCAAATTGGAACTAGAAGAGCTCCAAGAGCAAAAAGAAACTACTGAGGAAAATCTCAAAAACCTGCTCATCCCCAAAGACCCCAACGATAGCCGCAACATCATCCTCGAAATTCGCGCCGGAGCTGGTGGCGATGAGGCCGCACTCTTTGCCGGAGACCTCTACCGTATGTACCAACGTTTTGCCGAAAAGCAACAGTGGCGCTTAGAAATCATTGATTTTACAGAAGGCACTTCAGGTGGCTACAAAGAGATTATCTGCAATGTATCAGGGGAAGATGTGTATGGGATGATGAAATACGAGTCGGGGGTACACCGCGTACAGCGTGTGCCTGCTACTGAAACCCAGGGGCGTGTACATACCTCTGCCGCCTCGGTGGCCGTACTGCCCGAAATGGAAGAAGTAGACGTAGAAATCAATATGAATGAGGTTCGAAAAGACACTTTCTGCTCCTCTGGGCCCGGTGGGCAGTCGGTCAATACGACCTACTCTGCTGTCCGCCTAACACACTTGCCCACGGGCTTGGTGGTGTCGTGCCAAGATGAAAAATCGCAAATCAAAAACTTTGAGAAAGCCCTCAAGGTATTGCGCTCACGCCTCTATGAAATTGAGTTGAAAAAGCACAATGATGAAGTAGGTGCTCAACGCAAGTCAATGGTAGGTAGTGGCGACCGTTCTGACAAAATCCGGACTTACAACTACCCCCAGGGCCGTGTAACCGACCACCGCATCGGCTATACTGTCTACAACCTGCCGATAGTGATGGATGGCGAAATCCACGATTTTATCGAAGCACTCCGCCTTGCTGACAACGCCCAAAAACTACAAGAGGGAACTCGCGAACAGGCCTAA
- a CDS encoding GAF domain-containing protein encodes MSRARKILGLNLSIRQKIIGGFLSIILIFNINGIFSVISISSSEQVLDRSSEVIYPSIEEIQNLRLLITSTQMYITNWVYNHITPDDKSNLKRLQDFEYTAIKDRLIQAANEWENEAQRKTLDTIFVTFERIKKEQKRIMNDLADYEAYENKRLILPAEERLNTYILPTSRNVLAKLDRIYRQKQKETQEARTELKSSFTWLKIITIGLGVVLIVVGLIAALLISGQIVRPIKYINEVFVKLGSGELPEDKHFAFEDDEIGQMAASADRLVNNLRSTSLFAENIGKGNYQASYEPLSEKDVLGNALLNMRDNLSRVAEEDRRRNWQNEGLAKFSELLRTNNNDIEQLSDNIISNLVKYIRANQGGLFIVSEKDKTNDQEDQYMMLASCYAWDKKKYLEQKVYRGEGLSGQAWLEQHTIYLTEVPQEYVMITSGLGEANPNSILIVPLKVNEEVYGVVELASFNTFQPYEIEFVEKVAESIASAIASVKISERTKALLEESTIITQQMRSKEEEVKAKEREVKQTKEEISKSKRSNRDRDALLNATSLIIETDEQYRISHVNPLTALKLQYEQEELLQLNIETLFESYNTFDKARNSLQNIQKWADFVYLKDKQGQRLRFKASATAVVNEQKQVEKYLFLLHDIGEVEL; translated from the coding sequence ATGAGCAGAGCAAGAAAAATTTTGGGTCTCAATCTGAGCATTCGCCAAAAAATCATCGGTGGATTTTTATCTATCATCCTGATTTTTAATATCAATGGTATATTCAGTGTGATTTCGATTTCGAGTAGCGAGCAAGTCCTCGACCGCTCATCAGAGGTCATTTATCCGTCTATCGAAGAGATTCAAAACTTACGCCTGCTCATTACTAGCACGCAGATGTATATCACCAATTGGGTCTATAACCACATCACCCCCGACGACAAAAGCAACCTCAAACGCTTGCAAGACTTTGAGTATACAGCCATCAAGGACCGGCTTATCCAAGCCGCCAACGAGTGGGAAAACGAGGCGCAACGCAAAACCTTGGATACAATCTTCGTAACCTTTGAACGTATCAAGAAGGAGCAAAAGCGCATCATGAACGACTTGGCCGACTATGAGGCTTACGAAAACAAGCGCCTCATCTTGCCTGCCGAAGAACGGCTCAACACCTATATCTTACCTACCTCACGCAATGTGTTGGCCAAGTTAGATCGTATTTACCGACAAAAACAAAAAGAAACTCAAGAAGCCCGAACAGAGCTGAAGAGCTCTTTTACTTGGCTCAAAATCATCACTATTGGTCTAGGGGTTGTCTTGATAGTCGTAGGCTTGATTGCGGCCTTGCTTATCTCGGGGCAGATAGTGCGGCCTATCAAGTATATCAATGAAGTGTTCGTCAAGTTAGGCTCGGGTGAGCTTCCCGAAGACAAGCACTTTGCTTTTGAAGATGATGAAATTGGGCAGATGGCTGCCTCTGCCGACCGGCTGGTAAATAACTTGCGCTCTACTTCGCTCTTTGCCGAAAACATTGGTAAGGGCAACTACCAAGCGTCGTATGAGCCGCTTAGCGAGAAAGACGTACTCGGCAATGCCTTGCTGAACATGCGCGACAACCTCTCCCGTGTGGCTGAAGAAGACCGCCGCCGCAACTGGCAAAACGAAGGTCTGGCCAAGTTTAGCGAACTGTTGCGTACCAACAATAATGATATCGAACAACTTTCTGACAATATCATCTCCAACTTGGTTAAGTATATCCGTGCCAACCAAGGCGGATTGTTTATTGTGTCCGAAAAAGATAAAACCAACGACCAAGAAGACCAATACATGATGTTGGCCTCTTGCTATGCTTGGGATAAGAAAAAATACCTCGAACAAAAGGTCTATCGAGGCGAAGGGCTTTCGGGGCAGGCATGGCTGGAGCAACATACCATCTACCTGACCGAAGTGCCGCAAGAGTATGTGATGATTACTTCCGGTTTGGGCGAAGCCAACCCCAACAGCATCCTGATAGTACCCCTCAAGGTCAATGAAGAGGTGTATGGTGTGGTAGAGTTGGCCTCCTTCAATACGTTTCAACCTTACGAAATAGAGTTCGTGGAGAAGGTTGCCGAAAGTATTGCCTCTGCGATTGCTTCCGTAAAAATCAGCGAACGTACCAAGGCGCTGCTCGAAGAATCGACCATCATCACCCAACAAATGCGCAGCAAGGAAGAAGAGGTAAAAGCCAAGGAGCGCGAAGTAAAGCAAACCAAGGAAGAAATCTCTAAAAGTAAACGCAGCAACCGCGACCGTGATGCGCTCCTCAACGCCACATCACTCATCATCGAAACCGACGAGCAATACCGTATCAGTCACGTCAACCCCCTGACAGCCCTCAAGCTACAGTATGAACAAGAGGAACTGCTACAGCTCAATATCGAAACCTTGTTTGAATCGTATAATACTTTTGATAAAGCCCGCAATAGCTTGCAGAATATACAAAAATGGGCTGATTTTGTTTACCTAAAAGACAAACAAGGGCAACGCCTGCGGTTCAAGGCTAGTGCTACGGCGGTAGTCAATGAGCAAAAGCAAGTCGAAAAATACCTCTTCCTACTACATGATATAGGAGAGGTAGAGCTTTAG
- a CDS encoding type III polyketide synthase, whose product MSIQQSYITAIGTATPVHCIPQATTAVFMEKALGLSTYEARKLRALYRATGINTRYSVLEDYLRTEDFRFFPNQATAPFPDTATRMERYRVEALPLAKAAVADLPAYAQAKLPQVTHLITVSCTGMYAPGLDIELVQALGLATHTHRTCVNFMGCYAAMNALKLADSLCRADAHNLVLVVSVELCTLHLQQSKDDEQLVANAIFGDGAAAVLVERQPSPSGLSLALRGFACGLFPEGAAEMTWSIQNHGFEMRLSSYVPQFLAQGLGHFIEAMVTELGLSPAQTDYFAIHPGGRKILEAVAQALAIRPTQNTAAYEVLRQYGNMSSATMLFVLQHWLQNLGQSEARGRSMLCLAFGPGLTVESARMEFC is encoded by the coding sequence ATGAGCATTCAACAAAGCTATATCACGGCCATCGGTACTGCTACGCCTGTGCATTGTATTCCTCAGGCAACGACGGCGGTTTTTATGGAAAAAGCCTTGGGGCTTTCGACCTATGAGGCGCGCAAACTACGCGCTTTGTATAGGGCTACCGGTATCAATACGCGCTATTCTGTATTGGAAGATTATTTGCGAACCGAGGATTTTCGGTTTTTCCCCAACCAAGCGACTGCGCCTTTTCCAGATACTGCTACCCGAATGGAGCGTTATCGCGTAGAGGCATTACCCTTGGCCAAGGCAGCAGTAGCAGATTTGCCAGCTTATGCGCAGGCAAAGTTGCCACAAGTTACCCATCTGATTACGGTCAGCTGTACCGGAATGTATGCCCCCGGGCTAGATATAGAGCTGGTACAGGCACTAGGCTTGGCGACACATACCCACCGGACCTGTGTCAATTTTATGGGCTGTTATGCGGCAATGAACGCACTGAAACTTGCTGATAGCCTGTGCCGTGCCGATGCCCACAACCTTGTGTTGGTGGTATCGGTAGAGTTGTGTACCCTACACCTACAACAGTCAAAAGACGACGAACAGCTGGTAGCCAATGCAATCTTTGGTGATGGCGCGGCAGCCGTTTTGGTGGAGCGCCAGCCTAGCCCCTCGGGTTTATCCTTGGCGCTACGTGGCTTTGCTTGTGGGCTCTTTCCTGAGGGCGCTGCCGAAATGACTTGGAGCATCCAAAACCACGGATTCGAGATGCGCCTATCATCGTATGTACCTCAATTTTTGGCACAGGGGTTGGGGCACTTTATTGAGGCTATGGTCACAGAATTGGGCCTTAGTCCGGCTCAAACAGATTATTTTGCCATACACCCCGGAGGGCGCAAAATTTTAGAAGCCGTAGCGCAAGCCCTAGCCATTCGGCCAACACAAAACACAGCAGCTTATGAGGTTTTGCGCCAATATGGAAATATGTCGTCGGCCACAATGTTGTTTGTATTGCAACATTGGCTCCAAAACCTGGGGCAAAGCGAAGCTCGGGGTCGCTCTATGCTCTGTTTGGCATTTGGCCCCGGGCTTACGGTAGAGTCAGCTCGTATGGAATTTTGCTAA
- a CDS encoding arylesterase, whose translation MPLLMLTAPILRFSKPLSLLGLLLLLLGACQNPSDKPANTTTIPTNDSLAQTTDTDSRAVILCLGNSITAGYGLDPEEAFPALLQKRIDSLGLPYRVLNRGISGETTAGGKARMEWILQQKISILLIELGGNDGLRGLSPDETRQNLIDIIQLAKAQYPQLQVVLGGMQVPPNMGPDYAQAFAQIYPQVAQQTGAVLIPFILEGVGGVPELNLPDGIHPTAEGHQLVAATVWQALAPLLEAR comes from the coding sequence ATGCCGCTACTTATGCTGACAGCCCCCATACTGCGATTTTCTAAGCCCTTGAGCCTCCTCGGCCTCCTGCTACTCCTATTAGGAGCCTGCCAAAATCCATCGGACAAACCTGCCAACACCACCACCATACCAACAAACGACAGCTTGGCTCAAACCACCGACACCGACAGCCGCGCCGTCATCCTTTGCCTAGGCAATAGCATCACTGCCGGCTATGGGCTAGACCCCGAGGAGGCCTTCCCTGCCTTACTCCAAAAGCGCATTGATTCCTTAGGGTTGCCCTACCGAGTGCTGAACCGAGGTATTAGTGGCGAAACAACCGCCGGCGGCAAGGCACGTATGGAGTGGATACTGCAACAAAAAATCAGCATACTTTTGATAGAGCTGGGCGGGAATGACGGTCTGCGCGGGTTATCTCCCGACGAAACTCGCCAAAACTTAATCGACATCATCCAATTGGCCAAAGCACAATATCCTCAACTACAAGTAGTGTTGGGGGGAATGCAAGTACCACCCAATATGGGGCCTGATTATGCTCAAGCATTTGCCCAAATTTATCCTCAAGTAGCCCAGCAGACTGGCGCGGTGCTGATTCCGTTTATTTTGGAGGGTGTGGGTGGTGTGCCGGAGCTGAACCTACCCGATGGCATACATCCCACCGCTGAGGGGCATCAGCTTGTGGCTGCTACAGTATGGCAAGCACTGGCTCCGTTGTTGGAGGCGCGCTAA
- a CDS encoding porin family protein, translating into MKRYTLLMLLLLVWGSIHTQAQDTIRIEIGSKAQILIYAKDSEALRQLTKVDINAIVQEVGKQIDETEKTIVYEYRQERKNLTLESVVLEKTEKDNDDSQNVSVEKYSNSMYINGRKYYYDTERQRYSRKSPGYGGVGLDVGLSNYMQGEEFILPESGLPYEASLWSSHYIALQFFTGTDLGGPNSPFQLETGVEISWSNYVMRYSYYPKRIDNGVEFRDYQEDFGESLRRNKFVTTHINIPLLFRIQTFDRRGHDFFAVAAGGYVGFLLGAHSRITHSVTEKDRSFDTVVNRVRYGLEGEVRFGELKLFARYDLTPLFNDTANAPILQPIAVGLRLR; encoded by the coding sequence ATGAAACGATACACACTCCTAATGCTGCTACTCCTAGTATGGGGTAGCATCCATACACAAGCCCAAGATACCATCCGTATCGAAATAGGCAGCAAAGCCCAGATCCTCATCTATGCTAAAGACAGCGAAGCACTCCGCCAGCTGACAAAGGTAGACATCAATGCGATTGTACAAGAGGTAGGGAAGCAGATTGACGAAACCGAAAAGACCATCGTCTATGAGTATCGACAAGAACGCAAAAACCTCACCCTAGAGAGTGTTGTGCTCGAAAAGACAGAGAAAGACAACGATGACTCTCAAAATGTCAGTGTCGAAAAATACAGTAACTCGATGTATATCAACGGAAGGAAATATTACTATGATACCGAAAGACAACGCTACTCCCGCAAAAGCCCCGGCTACGGTGGTGTGGGGTTAGATGTAGGGCTAAGCAATTATATGCAGGGCGAAGAATTTATCCTGCCCGAATCAGGCCTGCCATACGAGGCCTCGTTGTGGAGCTCGCACTACATCGCCCTACAGTTTTTCACCGGAACAGACCTCGGTGGCCCCAATAGCCCTTTTCAGCTGGAAACAGGGGTCGAAATCAGCTGGAGCAACTATGTGATGCGCTATAGCTACTACCCCAAGCGAATCGACAATGGCGTAGAGTTTAGAGACTATCAAGAGGATTTTGGGGAATCTTTGCGCCGCAATAAATTTGTAACCACCCATATCAATATTCCGCTCTTGTTCCGCATTCAAACCTTTGACCGGCGCGGCCACGATTTCTTCGCTGTTGCTGCTGGAGGGTATGTCGGATTTTTATTGGGGGCACACTCACGCATCACACACAGTGTTACCGAAAAAGACCGCAGCTTTGACACCGTGGTCAACAGAGTACGCTATGGCCTAGAAGGAGAGGTGCGCTTTGGAGAGTTAAAGCTTTTTGCCCGCTACGACCTCACACCACTCTTCAACGATACGGCCAACGCACCCATACTACAGCCCATTGCTGTAGGGTTACGCCTGCGCTAA
- a CDS encoding sigma-70 family RNA polymerase sigma factor codes for MMRYTKQKRFTDEASLLSACGRQEPQAQQQLYERFAPKMLSVCLRYLKDPMLAEDMMIQGFVKAFQHLSNFRQEGSFEGWLRRIMVNECLNEIRRHRAVFLSIQEEENAASLPAAIDEAAIEAQLSAQDLMVLIAALPEGYRTVFNLYAIEGYSHQEIATMLAISEGTSKSQLSRARAILQKQLSQITPSHVSSR; via the coding sequence ATGATGCGATATACTAAACAAAAACGATTTACCGATGAAGCTTCGCTGCTCTCGGCCTGTGGCCGACAAGAGCCGCAAGCCCAACAACAGCTCTACGAGCGCTTTGCGCCCAAGATGCTGTCGGTATGCCTACGCTACCTCAAAGACCCCATGTTGGCCGAAGATATGATGATTCAAGGCTTTGTGAAGGCTTTTCAACACTTATCTAATTTCCGCCAAGAAGGCAGCTTTGAAGGATGGCTTCGCCGGATTATGGTCAATGAGTGCCTCAATGAAATTCGCCGCCACCGGGCAGTATTCCTGAGCATCCAAGAGGAAGAAAACGCGGCTTCACTCCCGGCAGCCATAGACGAGGCGGCTATCGAAGCCCAATTATCTGCACAAGATTTAATGGTGCTAATAGCAGCCTTGCCCGAAGGGTATCGGACGGTGTTCAACCTTTATGCCATCGAGGGGTATAGCCATCAAGAAATAGCCACTATGTTGGCTATTAGCGAGGGAACATCTAAGTCGCAGCTCTCACGCGCCCGGGCTATTCTACAAAAACAATTGTCTCAAATTACGCCAAGCCATGTCTCATCAAGATAA
- a CDS encoding TrkH family potassium uptake protein, giving the protein MKKRNAWLNRLWQSTKDQLKKWFQVPQLQEGNELLLRIDESLQTFLFKTRDKAFVAKRVINVINTIITLSLLVYTFGFELPKVQITRIFNVLEVCIGIFAAGFFLQLIYEPRRSFFSWQEGVVPTWLFLKKNALESTLIALFLIEAGTSFIGIELVHTVFVWLGQKDYRAFYEGLVSAYLLATIIIQLGKVSVVLSASNIKPAATFIFSFILLILLGTGALLMPAMTTVPGSMRFIDALFTSTSASCVTGLVVQDTATFFTFKGQLTILILIQLGGIGIVSFASFFATFLSQGVGIKQQAMIQDMLSSESLSSAKGMLRRIVGITFLIEALGAILIFMTWSPEVKFDSLGQKIYFSIFHSISGFCNAGFSLFSNGLYEEGVRSSYVMHVVMIGIIFFGSLGFAAIEDIFSLRKMHERLLKPWKQWSLGTRIAVNLSFLFTGLGAIVFYFLERNNDLGGIKNTNLLEGVILAAFQSITTRTAGFNTVDMETLAFPTMLLMMFLMFVGASPGSTGGGIKTTTFYLLAISSIASIRGKRNVEIGKRNVAQEVVSRAASIFTFAVAYNAVCLFLLSIVQPDMLIHYLLFEQVSAFATAGLSIGMTSQLNDYGKAIIILSMYLGRVGTLTLALALSKQVISTSYQYPTEHLMVG; this is encoded by the coding sequence ATGAAAAAACGTAACGCTTGGCTCAATCGCCTGTGGCAATCAACCAAAGACCAACTCAAGAAGTGGTTTCAAGTTCCCCAACTACAAGAAGGGAATGAGTTGTTATTGCGCATTGATGAAAGCCTACAAACCTTTTTGTTCAAAACAAGAGACAAGGCTTTTGTAGCCAAGCGTGTCATCAATGTTATCAATACCATCATTACCCTGAGCCTGTTGGTCTATACTTTTGGGTTTGAGCTACCCAAGGTACAGATTACCCGTATTTTCAATGTGCTAGAAGTCTGTATCGGTATTTTTGCCGCAGGCTTTTTCTTACAGCTGATTTATGAGCCAAGGCGGAGCTTCTTTTCTTGGCAAGAAGGGGTAGTGCCTACTTGGTTGTTTTTGAAGAAAAATGCACTCGAAAGCACGCTAATAGCGCTTTTCCTGATTGAAGCGGGCACATCATTCATTGGCATAGAGCTAGTGCATACGGTGTTTGTATGGCTGGGGCAGAAAGACTACCGGGCTTTTTATGAGGGCTTGGTCAGCGCCTATTTGTTGGCTACGATTATCATCCAGCTAGGCAAGGTGAGTGTTGTCCTTTCGGCCTCCAATATCAAACCGGCAGCCACGTTTATCTTTAGCTTTATCTTACTGATATTGCTGGGGACAGGGGCTTTGTTGATGCCCGCTATGACAACCGTGCCGGGGAGTATGCGCTTTATCGATGCGCTTTTTACCTCTACCAGCGCTTCTTGTGTTACGGGTTTGGTCGTTCAGGATACGGCTACTTTTTTTACTTTCAAAGGGCAGCTCACCATTCTGATATTGATACAGCTGGGAGGGATAGGCATCGTATCTTTTGCGTCGTTTTTCGCTACCTTTTTGAGCCAAGGAGTTGGTATCAAACAACAAGCGATGATTCAGGATATGCTCAGTAGCGAATCCTTATCATCGGCCAAGGGTATGTTGCGGCGCATTGTCGGCATTACTTTTTTGATTGAGGCTCTCGGAGCCATCCTGATTTTTATGACTTGGAGCCCAGAAGTGAAATTTGACAGCCTGGGGCAAAAAATTTACTTCTCCATTTTTCATTCTATTTCTGGCTTCTGCAACGCAGGGTTCAGCCTTTTCAGCAACGGACTATACGAGGAAGGGGTGCGCAGCAGTTATGTGATGCATGTGGTAATGATTGGCATTATCTTTTTTGGCAGCCTAGGGTTTGCCGCCATTGAAGATATTTTTTCGCTTCGCAAAATGCACGAACGCCTACTCAAGCCTTGGAAACAGTGGAGCTTGGGAACTCGGATTGCTGTCAATTTAAGTTTTTTATTTACAGGACTAGGCGCAATTGTATTTTATTTTCTGGAACGCAACAATGACCTGGGTGGCATCAAAAATACCAACCTGCTAGAGGGTGTTATCCTAGCTGCTTTTCAATCAATCACAACCCGTACTGCCGGTTTCAATACTGTCGATATGGAGACCTTGGCCTTTCCTACGATGCTACTGATGATGTTTTTGATGTTTGTAGGCGCATCACCAGGTTCTACCGGCGGCGGCATCAAGACGACCACTTTTTATCTGTTGGCCATCTCGTCGATTGCCAGCATTCGAGGCAAACGCAATGTAGAGATAGGCAAGCGCAATGTGGCCCAAGAGGTTGTTTCAAGAGCTGCCTCTATTTTTACTTTTGCGGTGGCTTACAATGCCGTGTGTTTGTTCTTGCTCTCTATCGTACAGCCCGATATGCTGATTCATTACTTATTGTTTGAGCAAGTATCGGCCTTTGCCACCGCTGGTCTGAGCATCGGGATGACCTCACAGCTCAATGATTACGGCAAGGCCATCATCATTTTGTCAATGTACTTGGGGCGTGTGGGAACGCTGACCCTAGCACTGGCGCTCAGCAAACAAGTCATCAGTACATCATATCAATATCCTACCGAACACTTGATGGTGGGATAA
- a CDS encoding bifunctional heptose 7-phosphate kinase/heptose 1-phosphate adenyltransferase, with translation MKTNTLTIQDTFEAFGHQQALIIGDVMIDSYLWGKVERISPEAPVPVVQVQKREKRLGGAANVALNMQALGAKPMLCAVIGDDSDGQDLIGLLHQHGLSSEGIVQATQRLTTIKHRIISGHQHMLRVDSETTQPINATQEEQLLARIASLLPQTQVVVFEDYDKGCITPSLIASVIRLAQEYGIPTVVDPKKLNFLHYHGATLFKPNFKELKEGLKIDIDIQDKNSICKAAAQLRDKLSLHYAFITLSEHGVYIGQTEEDVWIPAHKRSIADVSGAGDTVISVAALCLALGLSAARIAALSNLAGGLVCESVGVVSIDKERLLAEAIKHQLFEQYS, from the coding sequence ATGAAAACCAATACCTTGACGATTCAAGATACTTTTGAGGCATTTGGCCACCAGCAGGCGCTCATCATCGGTGATGTAATGATTGATTCTTACCTTTGGGGCAAGGTAGAGCGCATTTCGCCCGAAGCACCCGTGCCCGTAGTACAAGTACAAAAACGTGAAAAACGCCTTGGCGGTGCTGCCAATGTAGCCCTTAATATGCAGGCCTTGGGAGCCAAGCCCATGCTCTGTGCCGTAATTGGAGACGATAGCGATGGCCAAGACCTAATCGGCCTGCTACATCAGCACGGTCTGTCGTCAGAAGGTATCGTACAAGCTACCCAACGCCTGACGACCATCAAGCATCGCATCATCTCCGGACACCAGCATATGCTGCGGGTAGACTCTGAGACCACTCAGCCCATCAATGCCACACAGGAGGAGCAGCTCTTGGCGCGCATAGCATCACTATTGCCACAGACTCAGGTAGTAGTTTTTGAAGACTATGACAAGGGTTGTATTACGCCCAGCCTGATTGCCTCCGTCATCAGATTGGCACAAGAATACGGCATTCCGACTGTGGTAGACCCTAAGAAGTTGAATTTTCTACACTATCACGGCGCAACACTTTTCAAACCTAATTTTAAGGAGCTGAAAGAGGGGCTGAAGATAGATATTGACATTCAGGATAAAAACAGCATTTGCAAGGCGGCAGCCCAACTGCGTGATAAGCTTTCGCTTCACTATGCCTTTATCACCCTCTCGGAACACGGCGTGTATATAGGCCAAACTGAGGAGGATGTTTGGATTCCGGCACACAAACGCAGCATAGCCGATGTGTCGGGCGCAGGCGATACTGTCATCAGCGTGGCGGCTTTGTGTTTGGCCTTGGGGCTTTCGGCAGCACGCATAGCGGCGCTCTCCAACTTGGCCGGCGGCTTGGTGTGTGAGTCTGTGGGGGTAGTCTCTATCGATAAAGAGCGCCTGTTGGCAGAGGCCATCAAACATCAACTTTTTGAGCAATACTCATGA